A DNA window from Aspergillus nidulans FGSC A4 chromosome I contains the following coding sequences:
- a CDS encoding FAD-dependent oxidoreductase (transcript_id=CADANIAT00007751), whose protein sequence is MSEKETIVVIGAGVIGLSTALHLQQFISPSQQILIVARDWPSTTSVNYASPWAGAHYRPVPGSSPQALREEKQARRTYDHFKHEAKVPGSGVEWTEGIEHLESPPPEYLTENALENYTHLDGFRQLQPSELPEGVKWGVRYNTFTINSPVYCAYMLRRFVLKGGLVKEYSLANVQEAFYLAENVRTVVNCSGLGFGDPKSFIIRGQTCLVRNSCSVTLTRQNSDGSWSFCVPRPLEGGTIIGGTKQPHDWDPNPSLETRETLLRNASKWFPFTPASGGKFDVIRDIVGRRPARQGGMRIEVEKVGDGKTIVHGYGAAGRGYEISWGVAEDVVKLIREEGLVPERASL, encoded by the exons ATGTCAGAAAAAGAGACAATTGTAGTCATTGG CGCCGGTGTTATCGGGCTCTCTACAGCCCTCCACCTTCAACAATTCATCTCCCCCTCACAACAAATCCTCATTGTCGCCCGCGACTGGCCCAGCACCACGTCCGTCAACTATGCCTCGCCTTGGGCCGGCGCCCATTACCGCCCCGTCCCTGGCTCCTCGCCGCAAGCCCTCCGCGAGGAGAAGCAGGCCCGCCGCACATATGACCATTTCAAACACGAAGCGAAAGTGCCAGGCTCCGGCGTCGAGTGGACAGAAGGCATTGAGCACCTGGAATCTCCGCCACCGGAATACCTTACCGAGAATGCTCTCGAGAACTACACACACCTCGACGGGTTTCGGCAGTTACAACCAAGCGAACTTCCAGAGGGCGTCAAGTGGGGCGTGCGCTACAATACATTCACGATCAACTCGCCTGTTTACTGTGCTTACATGCTGAGAAGGTTTGTGCTGAAGGGTGGGCTCGTGAAGGAGTATTCGCTTGCCAACGTACAGGAGGCGTTCTATCTTGCCGAAAATGTACGGACCGTGGTGAACTGCTCTGGGCTTGGGTTTGGAGACCCAAAGTCGTTTATTATCCGGG GCCAAACTTGCCTCGTCCGCAACTCCTGCTCTGTGACGCTCACCCGTCAGAACTCTGACGGCTCCTGGTCCTTTTGCGTTCCCCGCCCTCTGGAGGGTGGTACCATCATCGGCGGAACGAAACAACCGCACGACTGGGACCCAAACCCGTCGCTGGAGACGCGAGAGACTCTGCTCCGCAATGCGAGCAAATGGTTCCCGTTCACACCAGCGAGCGGCGGCAAGTTCGATGTCATCCGTGATATTGTTGGACGTCGTCCAGCGCGCCAGGGAGGAATGCGAATCGAGGTTGAGAAAGTTGGTGATGGGAAGACTATCGTCCATGGATACGGtgctgctggacgaggtTATGAAATATCTTGGGGAGTTGCGGAGGACGTCGTGAAACTGATCAGGGAGGAGGGCCTGGTGCCAGAAAGAGCATCGCTTTAG
- a CDS encoding uncharacterized protein (transcript_id=CADANIAT00007753), translating into MDRTTIALERSRRGRFRVVGHPALKNNLLAGVGYLELANAGDFAANVWNEIPVPRHAMILMAIGGPIALLVSLVAARDLYLSWRNVSLLYSERRALQSITFRNEKTSAILGVNARELGTEAIDRMLMDLFLGVGALLVGTGTIMAIWGANHRVFQASNLLSGFIGNGCAALFGVLNAFWSAYLVYRFQLRYVACERDPTVQSIRAKLRHRVRRFQWHAAVNGMTGLVSGMASMVTARMWWGYVVLIPCVIVMIASNLFWRMKLGYDRPVLLNLQDRKAAEEKHQGEDDGAVEILASLAAVEGVRSRLQHLADAGSLKTNLTFISENQMLQSFSMSLLQSWSDYRLFAAPGRLTVSVEDLTVGSDAERARMEQETRRFLHKEAQTLLDHRERYLLELIGEVVWGEA; encoded by the coding sequence ATGGACCGGACAACAATCGCTCTCGAACGTTCTAGACGAGGAAGATTCCGTGTCGTCGGTCATCCAGCGCTCAAGAACAACCTTCTCGCCGGGGTGGGATACCTCGAGCTCGCCAATGCCGGCGATTTTGCGGCGAACGTATGGAACGAGATCCCGGTGCCTCGCCATGCGATGATCCTCATGGCTATCGGTGGTCCTATCGCGCTCCTCGTCTCTCTTGTTGCCGCGAGGGACCTGTATCTTAGCTGGAGGAACGTGTCGCTCCTGTATTCAGAACGCAGAGCACTTCAGTCCATCACGTTTCGCAATGAAAAGACATCAGCTATACTGGGCGTGAACGCGCGCGAGCTGGGCACCGAGGCTATTGATCGCATGCTTATGGACCTCTTCCTCGGAGTCGGCGCTTTACTGGTGGGCACGGGCACAATTATGGCTATCTGGGGCGCCAACCACCGCGTCTTCCAGGCCAGCAACTTGCTCTCTGGCTTCATCGGCAACGGCTGCGCTGCTCTGTTCGGCGTCCTGAACGCGTTCTGGTCGGCCTATCTGGTCTACCGGTTCCAGCTCCGGTACGTTGCCTGCGAGCGTGATCCGACCGTGCAGAGCATCCGAGCAAAACTCCGGCACCGGGTGCGCAGGTTTCAGTGGCATGCAGCAGTCAATGGAATGACCGGCCTAGTGTCTGGGATGGCATCTATGGTGACCGCAAGGATGTGGTGGGGGTACGTTGTACTGATTCCTTGCGTTATTGTCATGATCGCCAGCAATCTGttctggaggatgaagctCGGCTACGATCGACCGGTCCTACTCAATCTACAAGATAGGAAAGCggcagaggagaagcatCAAGGTGAAGATGACGGCGCGGTCGAGATTCTGGCTTCGCTGGCGGCCGTGGAAGGAGTACGGAGCAGACTCCAGCACCTTGCTGATGCTGGATCCTTGAAGACTAACCTCACATTCATCAGCGAGAACCAGATGCTTCAATCGTTCTCGATGTCTCTTCTACAAAGCTGGTCCGATTACCGACTGTTCGCCGCGCCAGGGAGACTCACCGTCTCCGTCGAAGACTTGACGGTTGGATCAGACGCTGAGAGGGCTCGGATGGAGCAGGAGACCCGGCGATTCCTACATAAAGAAGCTCAAACTCTACTAGATCATCGCGAGCGATATCTGTTAGAATTGATCGGAGAGGTTGTGTGGGGGGAGGCTTGA
- a CDS encoding rRNA-processing FCF1 family protein (transcript_id=CADANIAT00007750), with product MGIAKKTKKFAQMKRTIKARDERLKKPEPPKKKPDEIVRHVQTAPTNLFFAANTALGPPYRVLVDTNFVSHAIRAKLDLLPAMMDLLYAKCIPTFTDCTIAELEKLGDKYRLALRVAKDPRWERVKCSHKGTYADDCLVDRVTKHRIYLVATNDKDLCRRLRKIPGVPIMKVARGKFTIEKLPDALD from the exons ATGGGTATTGCAAAGAAAACCAAGAAGTTCGCGCAG ATGAAGCGCACGATCAAAGCCCGCGACGAACGACTCAAGAAACCAGAACCGCCGAAGAAAAAGCCTGACGAGATCGTCCGCCATGTCCAAACCGCTCCAACAAATCTGTTCTTCGCTGCGAACACTGCTCTCGGTCCCCCTTATCGTGTCCTGGTCGACACCAACTTCGTCTCCCACGCTATCCGCGCGAAGCTCGATTTACtcccggcgatgatggattT ATTGTATGCGAAGTGTATCCCGACGTTCACGGACTGCACGATTGCGGAATTAGAAAAGCTGGGTGACAAGTACCGTCTGGCGTTGAGGGTTGCAAAGGATCCGCGCTGGGAGCGGGTCAAGTGCTCGCACAAGGGCACCTATGCCGATGACTGTCTCGTTGATAGG GTAACGAAACACCGCATCTACCTCGTCGCAACAAACGATAAAGATCTTTGTCGCCGACTCCGCAAGATTCCCGGTGTGCCAATCATGAAAGTTGCCCGAGGAAAGTTCACAATTGAGAAGCTGCCGGACGCTTTGGATTAG
- a CDS encoding magnesium transporter CorA family protein (transcript_id=CADANIAT00007752), translated as MAAKKVSRFTHFSCQTQQIKQASQWEELAPEFDSINESSAAGTWWLDVHDATETDVAAVARRFSIHPLTVEDIALQEPRQKIETFPGYYLISLRTLTSPLDDDNAEPKQQEHLPPTPSGMTMLYILVFSEGTVTFSAGGCEHASRVRSRISRLHDPSVLSSDWICYAMFDDVIDSFAPYMDTISRQSESIQDEIFTARDDDMAPLMLRIYSIRKRINHLTHSLSGKSDVLNGFLKRCQTKALQHTFPEGDLLVYLSDVQDHLVTILGELAHLDEITSRLQSNFLAQTGVNNMRLSVRLNNGLSKVTVLATIFVPLQMITGLFGMNVTVPGQEVESLAWFFGIVGVFASVILIACCVAVRLRLL; from the exons ATGGCCGCTAAAAAGGTCTCCCGGTTCACACACTTCTCCTGCCAGACGCAGCAGATAAAACAAGCTTCACAATGGGAAGAACTGGCCCCGGAGTTTGACAGTATAAATGAAAGTTCAGCTGCAGGTACCTGGTGGCTTGACGTCCACGATGCCACAGAAACAGACGTGGCCGCTGTGGCTCGCAGGTTCTCTATCCACCCTCTAACGGTCGAGGACATCGCCCTGCAGGAACCGCGCCAGAAGATTGAGACATTCCCGGGCTACTATCTCATCTCGCTTCGGACTTTGACATCGCCGCTTGACGATGATAAtgcagagccaaagcagcaagagcatcttcctccgacGCCTTCTGGTATGACGATGCTCTACATCTTGGTGTTCAGTGAGGGCACAGTGACCTTTTCCGCCGGTGGATGCGAGCACGCATCTCGCGTTCGAAGTCGAATCTCGAGACTCCATGATCCGTCCGTGCTCTCAAGTGACTGGATCTGCTACGCGATGTT TGACGACGTAATCGACAGCTTTGCGCCATATATGGACACTATCTCGCGGCAGTCCGAGTCTATCCAAGACGAGATCTTCACAGCCCGCGACGATGACATGGCGCCGTTGATGCTGCGAATCTACAGTATCCGCAAGCGGATCAACCACCTCACGCACTCATTGTCAGGCAAATCGGATGTACTCAACGGTTTCCTCAAGCGGTGCCAGACAAAGGCCTTACAACATACATTCCCAGAGGGAGATCTGCTCGTCTACTTAAGCGACGTCCAGGACCATCTAGTGACGATCCTTGGGGAGCTGGCGCACTTGGATGAAATCACGAGTCGCCTGCAATCGAACTTCCTTGCACAGACCGGGGTAAACAATATGCGGCTGAGTGTCCGATTGAACAATGGACTGAGCAAGGTGACCGTGCTCGCCACGATATTTGTGCCGCTGCAAATGATCACGGGGCTGTTTGGGATGAATGTCACGGTGCCGGGGCAGGAAGTCGAGTCGTTGGCATGGTTCTTTGGAATTGTAGGAGTCTTTGCTTCGGTCATCCTCATTGCTTGTTGTGTCGCTGTGCGGCTGAGGTTGTTATAG